A single window of Pseudomonadota bacterium DNA harbors:
- a CDS encoding error-prone DNA polymerase yields MSGYAALWCKSNFSFLEGASHPDELVDEAHGLGLGAIALTDRDGVYGAVRAHLKAKELGIELIIGSELTLDDGSTLVLLAQDRGGYANLCRIVTAGRRSRPKGSSAVSLREICRRAEGLLALWGGARGAIVAEPEPRAAAAELQEAFGDRLYALVARHRCADEAPMEARLRERAARYGIPLVAGVETLYHAASRRPLQDVLACIRHRVQLSGAGRRIRPNAEHDLKTPAAFAALFADLPDAVARTAEIAARCGFSLDQIRYRYPSERLPDGTTSAEWLRALTFDGAAARYGGEVPDTVRAQLEKELAVIEQLDYPGYFLTMHEIVGFCRERGILCQGRGSAANSAVCFCLGITAIDPVRMNLLFERFISVERAEPPDIDLDIEHERREEVIQHVYAKYGRDRAAMVAVVVRYRPKSAVRDVGFALGVPATALDRLARLVSRYGHLPAEKVEQAGLPLDVPAHAHLLDLVGQLLDFPRHLSIHPGGFLLGHEPVHDLVPIENGTMPERTVIQWDKDDVEALGLFKVDLLGLGALRQLHLCFDLLRAHRGLELSMATIPPDDAPTFDMICRGDTVGVFQIESRAQMAMLPRLKPRSFYDLVIEVSIVRPGPITGGMVHPYLRRRGGIEPVVYPHPSLAPVLRKTLGVPLFQEQVMKLAMVAADYTPGEADSLRRDMAAWRKAGRIEMHRERLVTRMTAKGIDPEFAERVFEQIRGFGEYGFPESHAASFALIAYATAYLRRHFPAEFTCALLNAQPMGFYMPSTIVEDAKRHGVEVLPVDVAESGWACTLASPPAPLHLDDGEGSSLPAVRLGLRYVKGLGEKDCARIEAARGEAPFRDLDDFGRRTRLPGFALTRLAEADAFACFGAPRREALWDAHGLARSRDDALLLPRAEETPAFEAPSDFDAIAWDYLVTGLSIRGHPLEPLRDQLSRMRLPDARRVGALSHGAKARYAGMVICRQRPSTASGVVFMTLEDETGFVNVVCWKDVFARHEVLIKTTPLLGVEGEIQRQDGVVHLIAERVFCPKLDLGAAVTESRDFR; encoded by the coding sequence ATGTCTGGTTACGCGGCGCTCTGGTGCAAGAGCAACTTCTCCTTCCTCGAGGGCGCGAGCCACCCGGACGAGCTCGTCGACGAGGCGCACGGGCTCGGGCTCGGGGCGATCGCGCTGACGGATCGGGACGGCGTGTACGGCGCGGTGCGGGCCCACCTCAAGGCCAAGGAGCTCGGCATCGAGCTGATCATCGGCTCCGAGCTCACGCTCGACGATGGGTCGACGCTCGTGCTCCTCGCCCAGGATCGCGGGGGGTACGCGAACCTCTGCCGCATCGTCACCGCGGGTCGAAGGTCCCGGCCCAAGGGGAGCTCGGCGGTCTCTCTGCGCGAGATCTGCCGCCGCGCGGAAGGCCTTCTCGCCCTCTGGGGCGGCGCGCGAGGCGCCATCGTCGCCGAGCCCGAGCCTCGCGCTGCGGCTGCGGAGCTCCAGGAGGCGTTCGGCGATCGCCTGTACGCGCTCGTCGCCCGGCACAGGTGCGCCGACGAGGCGCCCATGGAGGCGCGCCTCAGGGAGCGGGCCGCGCGGTACGGGATCCCGCTCGTCGCCGGCGTGGAGACGCTCTACCACGCGGCGTCCCGGAGGCCCTTGCAGGACGTGCTCGCGTGCATCCGGCACCGGGTGCAGCTCTCGGGCGCGGGCCGGCGCATCCGGCCGAACGCCGAGCACGATCTCAAGACGCCCGCCGCGTTCGCCGCGCTCTTCGCTGATCTGCCGGACGCCGTGGCGCGCACGGCGGAGATCGCGGCGCGGTGCGGCTTCTCGCTCGATCAGATCCGGTACCGCTACCCGTCGGAGCGGCTGCCGGACGGCACGACCTCGGCCGAGTGGCTGCGCGCCCTGACGTTCGACGGCGCGGCCGCGCGCTACGGCGGCGAGGTGCCCGACACGGTGCGCGCGCAGCTCGAGAAGGAGCTCGCCGTCATCGAGCAGCTCGACTACCCGGGCTACTTCCTCACCATGCACGAGATCGTCGGCTTCTGCCGGGAGCGCGGCATCCTGTGCCAGGGCCGCGGCTCGGCGGCGAACTCGGCGGTCTGCTTCTGCCTGGGGATCACGGCGATCGACCCGGTGCGCATGAACCTCCTGTTCGAAAGGTTCATCTCCGTCGAGCGCGCCGAGCCGCCGGACATCGACCTCGACATCGAGCACGAGCGCCGAGAGGAGGTGATCCAGCATGTGTACGCGAAGTACGGCCGCGATCGCGCCGCGATGGTCGCCGTGGTCGTGCGCTACCGGCCCAAGTCCGCGGTGCGCGACGTCGGCTTCGCGCTCGGCGTCCCGGCCACGGCGCTCGACAGGCTCGCCCGCCTGGTGTCGCGCTACGGCCACCTGCCGGCCGAGAAGGTGGAGCAGGCCGGGCTCCCGCTCGACGTGCCGGCCCACGCGCACCTCCTCGATCTCGTCGGCCAGCTCCTCGACTTCCCGCGCCACCTCTCGATCCACCCGGGCGGCTTCCTCCTCGGCCACGAGCCGGTGCACGACCTCGTGCCGATCGAGAACGGGACGATGCCCGAGCGCACGGTGATCCAGTGGGACAAGGACGACGTCGAGGCGCTCGGCCTGTTCAAGGTCGATCTCCTCGGCCTTGGCGCGCTGCGGCAGCTGCACCTGTGCTTCGATCTCCTCCGCGCGCACCGCGGGCTCGAGCTCTCCATGGCGACGATCCCGCCGGACGACGCGCCGACGTTCGACATGATCTGCCGGGGCGACACGGTCGGCGTGTTCCAGATCGAGAGCCGCGCCCAGATGGCGATGCTGCCCCGCCTCAAGCCCCGCAGCTTCTACGACCTCGTGATCGAGGTGAGCATCGTGCGGCCCGGGCCGATCACCGGCGGCATGGTCCACCCGTACCTCCGGCGCCGCGGCGGGATCGAGCCCGTCGTCTACCCGCACCCGTCGCTCGCGCCGGTGCTCAGAAAGACGCTCGGCGTGCCGCTCTTCCAGGAGCAGGTGATGAAGCTCGCCATGGTCGCGGCCGACTACACGCCCGGCGAGGCGGATAGCTTACGGCGCGACATGGCCGCGTGGCGCAAGGCGGGCCGCATCGAGATGCACCGCGAGCGCCTCGTCACGCGCATGACCGCCAAGGGGATCGATCCCGAGTTCGCCGAGCGCGTGTTCGAGCAGATCCGCGGGTTCGGCGAGTACGGCTTCCCGGAGAGCCACGCCGCGAGCTTCGCCCTCATCGCCTACGCCACGGCGTACCTGCGCCGCCACTTCCCGGCCGAGTTCACCTGCGCGCTGCTGAACGCGCAGCCCATGGGGTTCTACATGCCGTCGACGATCGTCGAGGACGCGAAACGGCACGGCGTCGAGGTGCTGCCGGTGGACGTGGCGGAGAGCGGTTGGGCATGCACGCTCGCCTCACCCCCGGCCCCTCTCCATCTCGACGATGGAGAGGGGAGCAGCCTGCCTGCCGTTCGGTTGGGCCTTCGGTACGTGAAGGGGCTCGGGGAGAAGGACTGCGCGCGGATCGAGGCGGCGCGGGGCGAGGCGCCGTTTCGCGATCTCGACGACTTCGGGCGGCGCACCCGGCTCCCGGGCTTCGCCCTCACGCGGCTCGCCGAGGCGGACGCGTTCGCCTGCTTCGGCGCGCCCCGTCGCGAGGCCCTGTGGGACGCGCACGGGCTGGCGAGATCCCGCGACGACGCGCTTCTGCTCCCCCGCGCGGAGGAGACGCCCGCGTTCGAGGCGCCGAGCGACTTCGACGCGATCGCGTGGGACTACCTCGTGACCGGCCTCTCGATCCGCGGCCACCCGCTCGAGCCGCTCCGGGATCAGCTTTCGAGGATGAGGCTCCCGGACGCGCGGCGAGTGGGTGCGCTCTCCCACGGCGCGAAGGCGCGGTACGCCGGGATGGTGATCTGCCGGCAGCGGCCGTCGACCGCAAGCGGCGTGGTGTTCATGACGCTCGAGGACGAGACCGGGTTCGTGAACGTCGTCTGCTGGAAGGACGTGTTCGCTCGCCACGAGGTGCTGATCAAGACGACGCCGCTCCTCGGCGTGGAAGGCGAGATCCAGCGGCAGGACGGCGTCGTGCACCTGATCGCCGAGCGCGTCTTCTGTCCGAAGCTCGACCTCGGCGCGGCCGTCACCGAGAGCCGGGACTTCCGGTGA
- a CDS encoding DUF4143 domain-containing protein, translating into METNLPAGRSAFLWGPRKTGKTYWIRNSFARPDDNVIDLLQTDVFAEYATRPALLRERYAGRRTIIDEVQKVPALLDEVHWLIENRGASFLLSGSSARKLRRGHANLLAGRAWRWELGPLSLREVEGFDLARAMLTGLLPPHFLSDDPVRDLRAYVADYLKEEIAAESRAKNLPAFAEFLRVAALTNAELLNAANVARECGVSAKVVRGYFEILEDTLLGFRLRPWTRARKRRTILTEKFYFFDVGVANHLARRQPLPGSADFGKSFEHYVLEEILNYRRYLEPELDVSFWRTASGFEVDFVLGDMLAAVEVKSGGRVHEGDLRGLKALGEEHAVKRRLVVCDEREPRRLGDIEIVPWRLFVDRLFDGELTR; encoded by the coding sequence TTGGAGACAAATCTGCCCGCCGGGCGCTCCGCCTTTCTCTGGGGCCCGCGCAAGACCGGCAAGACCTACTGGATCCGCAACAGCTTCGCGCGCCCCGATGACAACGTCATCGATCTCCTCCAGACCGACGTGTTCGCCGAGTACGCGACGCGCCCCGCCCTCCTGCGCGAGAGGTACGCGGGCCGGCGGACGATCATCGACGAGGTGCAGAAGGTCCCGGCGCTGCTCGACGAGGTGCACTGGCTCATCGAGAACCGAGGCGCATCGTTCCTGCTCTCGGGCTCGAGCGCCCGCAAGCTGCGGCGCGGGCACGCCAACCTGCTCGCCGGGCGCGCCTGGCGCTGGGAGCTCGGCCCGCTCTCGCTTCGCGAGGTCGAGGGGTTCGATCTCGCGCGGGCGATGCTGACCGGCCTCCTGCCGCCGCACTTCCTCTCCGACGATCCGGTCCGCGACCTGCGGGCGTACGTCGCCGACTACCTGAAGGAGGAGATCGCCGCCGAGTCGCGCGCCAAGAACCTCCCGGCGTTCGCCGAGTTCCTCCGGGTCGCGGCGCTGACCAACGCGGAGCTGCTGAACGCCGCCAACGTCGCCCGCGAGTGCGGCGTCTCGGCCAAGGTCGTCCGCGGCTACTTCGAGATCCTCGAGGACACGCTCCTCGGCTTCCGCCTCAGGCCGTGGACGCGCGCCCGGAAGCGCCGGACGATCCTCACCGAGAAGTTCTACTTCTTCGACGTCGGCGTGGCGAACCACCTCGCGCGCCGGCAGCCGCTGCCCGGCAGCGCCGATTTCGGCAAGAGCTTCGAGCACTACGTCCTCGAGGAGATCCTCAACTACCGGCGGTACCTGGAGCCGGAGCTCGACGTCTCGTTCTGGAGGACGGCGTCGGGCTTCGAGGTCGACTTCGTCCTCGGCGACATGCTCGCCGCCGTCGAGGTGAAGAGCGGCGGCCGCGTCCACGAGGGCGATCTCCGCGGGCTCAAGGCACTGGGCGAGGAGCACGCGGTGAAGCGCCGGCTCGTCGTCTGCGACGAGCGCGAGCCGCGCCGCCTGGGCGACATCGAGAT